The following are from one region of the Halarcobacter sp. genome:
- the cmoB gene encoding tRNA 5-methoxyuridine(34)/uridine 5-oxyacetic acid(34) synthase CmoB — MDLEELKKKKDECRYWKNVNPWFEQLQKVFELKKGNLKVDYGDWFSVGRKENLTDQEFALIEETAKKLIPWRKGPFNIFGLEIDSEWQSNIKYNLIRPYFNLKDKVVADIGCNNGYYMFRMLEDKPKRLIGFDPSPLTLHQFEFINHFVKSDIIYEMLGVEHLEFYNHTFDFIFMLGVLYHRPDPVGTLKSLARGLNSKGEILIDTFMIDGEDEICLTPNKRYSKIPNIYFIPTIPALKNWLSRAGFENIEVLAVTTTTSEEQRKTDWSFDQSLEDFLDPNDRTKTVEGYPAPKRVYMKARKIQ, encoded by the coding sequence ATGGATTTAGAAGAATTAAAAAAGAAAAAAGACGAATGTCGATATTGGAAAAATGTTAACCCTTGGTTTGAACAATTACAAAAAGTTTTTGAGCTAAAAAAAGGTAATTTAAAAGTTGATTATGGAGATTGGTTTAGTGTTGGACGAAAAGAGAATCTAACAGATCAAGAGTTTGCTCTTATAGAAGAAACAGCTAAAAAATTAATTCCATGGAGAAAGGGTCCTTTTAATATCTTTGGACTTGAAATTGATAGTGAATGGCAAAGCAATATAAAATATAATCTTATTAGACCTTATTTTAATTTAAAAGATAAAGTAGTTGCTGATATAGGGTGTAACAACGGTTATTATATGTTTAGAATGTTGGAAGACAAACCAAAAAGATTGATTGGTTTTGATCCTTCACCTTTAACATTACATCAATTTGAGTTTATAAACCATTTTGTTAAATCAGATATAATCTATGAGATGCTTGGAGTTGAACACTTAGAGTTTTACAACCATACTTTTGATTTTATATTTATGTTGGGTGTTTTGTACCATAGACCAGATCCAGTTGGAACTTTAAAATCATTGGCTAGAGGATTAAATAGTAAGGGTGAGATTTTAATTGATACTTTTATGATAGACGGTGAAGATGAAATTTGTTTAACACCAAATAAAAGATATTCAAAGATACCAAATATATATTTTATACCAACAATTCCCGCATTGAAAAACTGGTTAAGTAGGGCAGGATTTGAAAATATTGAGGTTCTTGCTGTAACAACAACTACAAGTGAAGAACAAAGAAAAACTGATTGGTCTTTTGATCAAAGTTTAGAAGACTTTTTAGACCCAAATGATAGAACTAAGACTGTTGAAGGGTATCCTGCACCAAAAAGAGTTTATATGAAAGCAAGAAAGATACAATAA
- a CDS encoding GGDEF domain-containing protein yields MKNSILELIKKSANDEKAFKALEKIYHLYDQLQYSSNIKQMAEDIYLWLHTNFDIDNVTFALFDIERNNRENIFIEGEEFYLDDSLSFFFIVNTHTNLNAIVSFSATSKEHFNEIDSQYNIIEAALFQISPILQNGIIKKNFIETLSLDSVTKVYNRHYLIENLNKQMALSKKDYKTIYFLMVGVDHFKAVIDEFDHDIADQVLVELAKIIHTNISEFDMVARLSGDEFLISMLSSNSEDEILKISQNIIESFAKVEVPVTEDGQVLKKTVCVGIDIFETHNPDDSIDKTIKNADIALYEAKNRGRSQLFNYKELKVEDTIELF; encoded by the coding sequence ATGAAAAACAGTATTTTAGAACTGATTAAAAAGTCTGCGAATGATGAAAAAGCTTTCAAAGCATTAGAAAAAATATATCATTTATATGATCAGCTTCAATACTCATCAAATATTAAACAAATGGCTGAAGATATCTATTTGTGGTTGCATACAAATTTTGATATAGATAATGTAACTTTTGCCCTATTTGATATAGAAAGAAATAATAGGGAAAATATATTTATAGAGGGTGAAGAGTTTTATTTAGATGATTCTTTATCATTCTTTTTTATAGTAAATACTCATACAAATTTAAATGCTATTGTTTCATTTTCTGCAACATCAAAAGAACACTTCAATGAGATAGATAGTCAATACAATATTATAGAAGCTGCATTATTTCAAATATCTCCAATATTACAAAATGGAATTATTAAGAAAAACTTTATTGAAACTTTATCTTTAGATTCTGTAACAAAAGTTTATAATAGACACTATTTAATAGAAAATTTAAATAAACAAATGGCTTTATCAAAAAAAGATTATAAAACAATCTATTTCTTAATGGTTGGTGTTGATCATTTTAAAGCTGTAATTGATGAATTTGACCATGATATAGCTGACCAAGTTTTAGTTGAACTTGCAAAAATCATACATACTAATATCTCTGAATTTGATATGGTAGCTAGACTTAGTGGAGATGAGTTTTTAATCTCTATGCTAAGCTCAAATAGTGAAGATGAGATATTAAAAATCTCTCAAAATATTATTGAGAGTTTTGCAAAAGTTGAAGTACCTGTAACTGAAGATGGACAAGTACTTAAAAAAACTGTTTGTGTAGGTATTGATATTTTTGAAACACATAATCCAGATGATTCAATAGATAAAACAATAAAAAATGCAGATATAGCTTTATATGAAGCTAAAAACAGAGGGAGAAGTCAACTTTTTAACTACAAAGAGTTAAAAGTTGAAGATACAATAGAACTTTTCTAG
- a CDS encoding GGDEF domain-containing protein, with protein sequence MNMDKYNFQTAIALNDHLITIKKLEDVLEYISSYLKNDLSIDFLEVKLKETLIYKNFEEEKNLEKKSFDINLNGKDNLTISIYYDDLSKNNIIESIEFVEIIFKIISQTLYNRYLEFKLVESNLKDNLTGLYNRQYVNEYLKTVLPLSKREHKKIAFLKVGIDHFKAVIDEFNYEVGDKVLKELAKSLENSVRKSDIIARIESDEFLIVLHNITNENNAIMIANKIIENFRDVKVVVDDDTNQTLMKTICTGISIYPDDAEKVEEIFRSSDIALYEARNRGRSQFFKFEKDNGKIELF encoded by the coding sequence ATGAATATGGATAAATATAATTTTCAAACTGCAATTGCTTTAAATGACCATTTAATTACTATAAAAAAATTAGAAGATGTGCTTGAATATATATCTTCTTATTTAAAAAATGATTTATCAATTGATTTTTTAGAAGTTAAATTAAAAGAAACTCTAATCTATAAAAATTTTGAAGAAGAAAAAAATTTAGAAAAAAAGAGTTTTGATATTAACTTAAATGGAAAAGATAATTTAACTATTTCAATTTACTATGACGACTTATCAAAAAATAACATAATTGAGTCTATAGAATTTGTAGAAATCATATTTAAAATAATTTCTCAAACCTTATATAATAGGTATCTTGAATTTAAACTAGTTGAATCAAATTTAAAGGATAATTTAACAGGTTTATATAATAGACAATATGTTAATGAATACCTTAAAACTGTACTTCCTCTGTCAAAAAGAGAACATAAAAAAATTGCATTTTTAAAAGTTGGGATTGACCATTTTAAAGCAGTAATTGATGAATTTAATTATGAAGTTGGAGATAAGGTTTTAAAAGAGTTAGCAAAAAGTTTAGAGAATTCAGTAAGAAAATCAGATATAATTGCTAGAATAGAGTCAGATGAGTTTTTAATTGTACTACACAACATTACAAATGAAAACAATGCTATAATGATTGCAAATAAAATTATAGAAAATTTTAGAGATGTTAAAGTTGTTGTAGATGATGATACAAATCAGACATTGATGAAAACTATTTGTACAGGTATTTCTATCTATCCAGATGATGCAGAAAAAGTTGAAGAGATTTTCAGGTCATCAGATATAGCTTTATATGAAGCTAGGAATAGAGGAAGAAGTCAATTTTTCAAGTTTGAAAAAGACAATGGAAAAATAGAATTATTTTAA
- a CDS encoding MBL fold metallo-hydrolase — MSIKIQPMGDYQTNCYIITVDGKDFIIDPGVGATNWVKKNVSNPVAILNTHGHFDHVWSNDELSKLLNIKIYTPKQDEFMLKQDPYGLGMPPSTPDYLVEEDEELDFDGTKIKYHFFPGHTPGCSAIEIDNNLFSGDFIFYNSIGRTDFPFSNPNDMKNSIDKVLSWNKNIRIYPGHGQATSLNQERASLENWKNYL; from the coding sequence ATGAGCATTAAAATTCAACCAATGGGTGATTATCAAACAAATTGTTACATTATTACAGTTGATGGGAAAGATTTTATTATAGACCCAGGTGTCGGAGCTACAAATTGGGTGAAAAAAAATGTTTCAAATCCTGTTGCAATTTTAAATACGCATGGGCATTTTGATCATGTATGGTCAAATGATGAATTAAGTAAACTGTTAAACATAAAAATCTATACACCAAAACAAGATGAATTTATGTTAAAGCAAGATCCTTATGGTCTTGGTATGCCACCTTCAACACCTGATTATCTAGTTGAAGAGGATGAAGAATTAGATTTTGATGGAACAAAAATAAAATACCATTTTTTCCCAGGTCATACCCCTGGTTGCTCTGCAATAGAAATAGACAACAACCTATTTTCAGGAGATTTTATATTTTATAATTCTATAGGAAGAACAGATTTTCCTTTTTCAAATCCAAATGATATGAAAAATAGTATTGATAAAGTTTTAAGTTGGAATAAAAATATCAGAATATACCCAGGTCATGGACAAGCTACTTCTTTAAATCAAGAAAGAGCTTCTTTAGAAAACTGGAAGAATTATTTATAG
- a CDS encoding ferritin-like domain-containing protein: MNYYKLLENIVLTSKPEDKIAKFKEFYEHFKGNKLYMEKNYLPYKMEKPSYANILKIVLPQKSKQRKYVNTKEGKINLLHTIAHIEYSAIDLALDAALRFQNMPEDYYKDWLEVADDEIRHFLMIEKLLKELGSFYGDLEVHTNLFEAMKNTPDIVSRMAVVPRYLEANGLEQNPKIMEKLKSNPDSFNKKILDALNIILDEEITHVYKGDKWFKYVCKLENLEPEKTYIDMLEKVFPGSTSKKYHLNFEARKKAGFSCDELKFLSKSKDCN; the protein is encoded by the coding sequence ATGAATTATTATAAATTATTAGAAAATATTGTTTTAACCTCAAAACCAGAGGATAAGATTGCTAAATTCAAAGAGTTTTATGAACATTTTAAAGGCAATAAATTATATATGGAAAAAAATTATTTACCATATAAAATGGAAAAACCATCATATGCAAATATATTAAAAATTGTATTACCCCAAAAATCAAAACAAAGAAAATATGTAAATACAAAAGAGGGCAAAATCAATCTTCTTCATACAATTGCACATATTGAGTATTCCGCAATTGATTTAGCTTTAGATGCAGCACTAAGATTTCAAAATATGCCAGAAGATTATTACAAAGATTGGTTAGAAGTTGCAGATGATGAGATTAGACATTTTTTGATGATAGAAAAACTATTAAAAGAGTTAGGATCTTTTTATGGGGATTTAGAAGTTCATACAAATTTATTTGAAGCTATGAAAAATACTCCGGATATAGTTTCTAGAATGGCTGTAGTGCCTAGATATTTAGAAGCAAATGGACTTGAACAAAATCCAAAAATTATGGAAAAATTAAAATCAAATCCAGATAGTTTTAATAAAAAGATTCTTGATGCTCTAAACATAATACTTGATGAAGAGATAACCCATGTTTATAAGGGTGACAAGTGGTTTAAATATGTATGTAAGCTTGAAAATTTGGAACCTGAAAAAACATATATAGATATGTTAGAAAAAGTGTTTCCAGGGAGTACTAGTAAAAAATATCATTTGAATTTTGAAGCAAGAAAGAAAGCAGGATTTTCTTGTGATGAATTAAAATTTCTTTCCAAATCTAAAGATTGTAATTAG
- a CDS encoding GntR family transcriptional regulator: protein MKNISKPLYVVIYEKILENINNKKYNCCDKLPSENLFAKEFDVNRHTVRQALSLLKDEGYIYTIRGKGNYISNIQVPYSISDKSSFSQKIIDLGYEPKTKLLSADIIEPNADIAQQLGLNKKLKVIELKLLRYANDLPISVSYSYFDAFVYRDIIDNLDIEPFSIYNILNKCYPQMEITKISTVFEAQIPNTEISDYLKMPANTPVLIASTISKNQFGDFVEYGSAYSRADAVKIKVDLV from the coding sequence GTGAAAAATATTTCAAAACCACTTTATGTGGTGATTTATGAAAAAATTTTAGAAAATATTAATAATAAAAAATATAATTGTTGTGACAAACTACCATCAGAGAATCTATTTGCCAAAGAGTTTGATGTAAATAGACATACTGTAAGACAGGCTTTATCTTTACTAAAAGATGAAGGATATATTTATACTATAAGAGGAAAAGGTAATTATATTTCAAATATACAAGTACCTTATTCTATCTCTGATAAAAGTTCCTTTTCACAAAAGATTATAGACTTAGGTTATGAACCAAAAACAAAACTTCTTAGCGCAGATATTATAGAACCAAATGCGGATATTGCACAACAATTAGGACTTAATAAAAAGCTTAAAGTGATTGAATTAAAGCTTTTAAGATATGCAAATGATCTTCCTATTTCAGTTTCTTACTCATATTTTGATGCTTTTGTTTATAGGGATATTATTGATAACTTAGATATTGAGCCTTTTTCAATTTATAATATTTTAAATAAGTGTTATCCCCAAATGGAAATTACAAAAATTTCAACTGTTTTTGAAGCTCAAATTCCAAATACTGAAATAAGTGATTATTTAAAAATGCCAGCAAATACCCCTGTATTAATAGCAAGTACAATATCAAAAAATCAATTTGGCGATTTTGTTGAATATGGAAGTGCTTATTCAAGAGCAGACGCAGTAAAAATAAAAGTTGATTTAGTTTAA
- the phnC gene encoding phosphonate ABC transporter ATP-binding protein — MKNLTLGYKKEKILTDVNIRVKKGEFVGIIGPSGAGKSTMLMAITGGIKVFDGKFEVLDFDLENIKKKNLVKLREQIGVIFQGYNLVDRLSVLDNVVSGMLKDIPLSRAILKLYKEKELEKAKEYMDIVDITKHSLKRCDELSGGQRQRVAIARALAAEPKIILADEPVSALDPKSAKKVMGILKKVNEVYGVTVVTNLHHLEYAKEYCIRIIGVNNGTVVFDDKSENLTDKSVEKIYATN; from the coding sequence ATGAAAAACCTAACTTTGGGTTATAAAAAAGAAAAAATATTAACAGATGTAAATATAAGAGTAAAAAAAGGTGAGTTTGTAGGAATCATTGGCCCTAGTGGTGCAGGTAAATCTACAATGCTTATGGCTATAACTGGTGGAATAAAAGTATTTGATGGAAAATTTGAGGTATTGGACTTTGATTTAGAAAATATAAAGAAAAAAAACCTAGTTAAACTAAGAGAACAAATTGGGGTTATTTTTCAAGGTTATAACTTAGTTGATAGATTAAGTGTATTAGATAATGTAGTTAGTGGAATGTTAAAAGATATACCTTTATCAAGGGCTATACTTAAATTATATAAAGAAAAGGAGTTGGAAAAAGCAAAAGAGTATATGGATATTGTAGATATTACAAAACATTCATTAAAAAGGTGTGATGAACTTTCGGGAGGTCAAAGACAAAGGGTTGCAATAGCTCGAGCCTTGGCCGCTGAACCGAAGATAATATTAGCAGATGAACCTGTGTCAGCATTGGATCCAAAGAGTGCAAAAAAGGTAATGGGAATATTAAAAAAAGTAAATGAGGTTTATGGGGTAACTGTTGTTACAAATCTTCATCACTTGGAGTACGCCAAAGAGTACTGTATCAGAATCATTGGTGTAAACAATGGTACAGTAGTCTTTGATGATAAAAGTGAGAATTTAACTGATAAATCAGTTGAAAAAATTTACGCTACAAATTAG
- the phnD gene encoding phosphonate ABC transporter substrate-binding protein gives MKIVKKLAVGALALTLGVTSMLGQDKWPDKITFGVIPVAGSTSMKENFGPLADYLAKSLGIKVELKLAGDYTGIITGMQHNHIDVAYFGPKSYVEAAKRANAEALVVEVDGESGLPGYNGIIITKKGSGLKTLEDIKGKTWAFTSSQSTSGTLVPTVMFSKKGIVPAKYFSKVLYSGGHEASILSVKAGKVDAASTNNLDFNRGLGKHWEKDDFNVLWTSDLIPGAPMAARKDLPTSLKMAIKGAFISYNDPEGLKRLKNKGFIKGDDSVYDPVRELIKLKNELKKKQ, from the coding sequence ATGAAAATCGTAAAGAAACTTGCAGTAGGTGCTTTAGCATTAACTTTAGGTGTAACTTCTATGTTAGGACAAGATAAATGGCCAGATAAAATCACTTTTGGTGTAATTCCAGTTGCTGGTTCAACTTCTATGAAAGAAAACTTTGGACCATTGGCTGATTATTTAGCAAAATCTTTAGGGATTAAAGTTGAACTAAAATTAGCTGGTGATTATACAGGTATTATCACAGGTATGCAACATAATCATATTGATGTGGCGTATTTTGGACCAAAATCTTATGTGGAAGCAGCAAAAAGAGCAAATGCTGAAGCTTTAGTTGTGGAAGTTGATGGAGAATCTGGATTACCTGGATATAACGGTATTATCATTACTAAAAAAGGTAGTGGTTTAAAAACTTTAGAAGATATCAAAGGTAAAACTTGGGCATTTACTTCTTCTCAATCTACTTCTGGTACATTAGTTCCAACTGTAATGTTTTCTAAAAAAGGTATTGTTCCAGCTAAATATTTCTCAAAAGTACTTTACTCAGGTGGACATGAAGCTTCTATTCTTTCAGTTAAAGCTGGAAAAGTTGATGCTGCTTCTACAAATAACTTAGATTTTAACAGAGGTTTAGGAAAACATTGGGAAAAAGATGATTTCAATGTTCTTTGGACTTCAGATTTAATTCCAGGTGCTCCGATGGCTGCAAGAAAAGATTTACCAACTTCATTAAAAATGGCTATTAAAGGTGCATTTATCTCTTACAATGACCCAGAAGGTTTAAAAAGACTTAAAAACAAAGGTTTTATTAAAGGTGATGATTCTGTATATGACCCTGTTAGAGAGTTAATTAAATTAAAAAATGAATTAAAGAAAAAACAATAA
- the phnE gene encoding phosphonate ABC transporter, permease protein PhnE, with the protein MNIEELKQKTNPFSLSKSIVVIVFLVIFLKSWQDTEMSFSSLISGWDYMVEYISGNPEIKNSGFFPPNLNKDDLITYALSMLETIEMAIIALVLSVVVAVPLSYLSSRNILDILIPGKTPIHNFFKRVIYGSATLVANIFRSINEIIWALIFVSAVGLGPMAGILALGVHTAGVLSKLLSEGNEAIDPGPVEALTTTGAGFIKVLIYAVIPQTMPHFVSMALYRFESDVRSASILGFVGAGGIGFYLFDKMRGFENGDVCTIIIVIILTVWSLDKISALIRKRFI; encoded by the coding sequence ATGAATATTGAAGAATTAAAGCAAAAAACTAATCCCTTTTCTCTATCAAAATCAATTGTAGTAATTGTTTTTCTAGTGATTTTTTTAAAGAGTTGGCAAGATACGGAAATGAGTTTCTCTTCGCTTATTAGTGGATGGGATTATATGGTTGAATATATATCGGGTAATCCAGAGATAAAAAATAGTGGATTTTTCCCACCAAATTTAAATAAAGATGATTTAATAACTTATGCCTTATCAATGCTTGAAACTATAGAGATGGCAATAATTGCTTTGGTTTTATCAGTAGTTGTAGCAGTTCCATTATCATACTTAAGTTCAAGAAATATTTTAGATATTTTGATCCCCGGAAAAACACCAATTCATAATTTTTTTAAAAGAGTGATATATGGAAGTGCTACATTAGTAGCAAATATATTTAGGTCAATAAATGAGATTATCTGGGCACTTATTTTTGTAAGTGCCGTTGGTCTTGGACCTATGGCAGGGATTTTAGCACTAGGAGTACATACAGCAGGTGTTTTATCAAAACTTTTAAGTGAAGGAAATGAAGCAATTGATCCAGGACCAGTTGAAGCCCTTACTACAACAGGCGCAGGGTTTATTAAAGTTTTAATATATGCTGTTATTCCTCAAACAATGCCACATTTTGTATCTATGGCTTTATATAGATTTGAATCAGATGTAAGAAGTGCCTCAATACTTGGTTTTGTTGGTGCAGGTGGTATTGGTTTTTATCTTTTTGACAAGATGAGAGGGTTTGAAAACGGGGATGTTTGTACAATTATTATAGTTATTATTCTAACAGTTTGGTCACTTGATAAAATTAGTGCACTTATTAGAAAAAGGTTTATATAA
- a CDS encoding phosphonate C-P lyase system protein PhnG, whose amino-acid sequence MNREDINFLSQFIQKDKFEELYKKIEKNYEIKVLTNPTEQTLLVPVKDPISDGEFYAGEVLVTSTIVEIDGIKGWSMVLDTNEDLSLKTAVLDASFEANIFKEEILNLLKKTKNEINNKNAINNQKINSTRVSFDLM is encoded by the coding sequence ATGAATAGAGAAGATATTAATTTTTTATCACAATTTATACAAAAAGATAAGTTTGAAGAATTATATAAAAAAATAGAAAAGAATTATGAAATAAAAGTTTTAACAAATCCAACAGAACAAACACTTTTGGTTCCTGTAAAAGATCCCATATCTGATGGGGAATTTTATGCAGGTGAAGTTTTAGTAACTTCAACAATAGTTGAAATAGACGGAATTAAAGGCTGGTCTATGGTTTTAGATACAAATGAAGATTTATCTTTAAAAACAGCCGTTTTAGATGCTTCTTTTGAAGCAAATATATTTAAAGAAGAGATTTTAAATTTACTTAAAAAAACAAAAAATGAGATTAATAATAAAAATGCAATTAACAATCAAAAAATCAACTCAACAAGAGTTTCATTTGATTTAATGTAA
- a CDS encoding phosphonate C-P lyase system protein PhnH gives MDKIDIEKLNRENFRSMMNALSRPGNVEEIKPLFKSNLLAVANTLLYAEVSYFYKGNEDFELINAITNSKELKEDEADYVFCDTLDEKLFEVGKVGTMKDPEFSSTYIFKCKDFDGIEVKLSGPGINGSSNHTLPISKDFIEKFNNKNSTFPMGNEVFFINEKAQVLALSRTTKVEVL, from the coding sequence ATGGATAAAATTGATATTGAAAAATTAAATAGAGAAAATTTTAGATCAATGATGAATGCTTTATCAAGACCGGGAAATGTTGAAGAGATTAAACCACTTTTTAAATCAAACTTATTGGCTGTGGCAAATACTCTTTTATATGCAGAGGTTTCATACTTTTATAAGGGAAATGAAGATTTTGAACTAATAAATGCAATAACTAATTCAAAAGAATTAAAAGAGGATGAAGCTGATTATGTATTTTGTGACACTTTAGATGAAAAATTGTTTGAAGTAGGCAAAGTAGGAACTATGAAAGACCCAGAGTTTTCATCAACATATATATTCAAATGTAAAGATTTTGATGGAATAGAAGTAAAGTTAAGTGGTCCAGGTATAAATGGAAGCAGTAATCATACTCTTCCCATTTCAAAAGATTTTATAGAAAAATTTAATAATAAGAATTCTACTTTTCCTATGGGAAATGAAGTGTTTTTTATAAATGAAAAAGCACAGGTTTTAGCCCTTTCTAGAACTACTAAAGTGGAGGTTTTATAA
- a CDS encoding carbon-phosphorus lyase complex subunit PhnI produces the protein MAYYAVKGGEKAIENSLDFYAQITQKAKQLDDEQLIEGLTFSIDKVISEGSLYSKKLASKAIKRSAGDLLNASFFIRAHRSSCQRVGESKTLDTNEMKLTRRVSSAFKDIEGGQLLGASNDYEIKLLIETKEKELDFEEFSKKENIIKSALTPLRNDNLIKKLPKEEKPWDITRTFPTSPYPRSSILQVMSRGESGSLLGFSYTSMRGYGDVHPTIGDLRVGTLDIKFTHPFSKKEVKIGSIEATAVECVGTFNKDENGDTKLTTGFGFCFGKNETKAISMSIIDLTLYNSSYSVGTEQIVAADFEMMMHHVDGIESFGFCNHYKLPHYVTFQTDYQIFKSAQKYVEEKEGKK, from the coding sequence ATGGCTTATTATGCAGTAAAAGGTGGAGAAAAAGCTATTGAAAACTCTTTGGATTTTTATGCACAAATTACACAAAAAGCAAAACAATTAGATGACGAACAATTAATAGAAGGTTTAACTTTTTCAATAGATAAGGTTATTAGTGAAGGTTCTTTGTATTCTAAAAAATTAGCTAGTAAAGCCATAAAAAGAAGTGCAGGGGATTTGTTAAATGCCTCATTTTTCATAAGAGCTCATAGAAGTTCTTGTCAAAGAGTTGGGGAGAGTAAAACTTTGGATACCAATGAGATGAAACTTACTAGAAGAGTTTCTTCAGCTTTTAAAGATATTGAAGGTGGTCAATTACTTGGAGCATCAAATGATTATGAGATTAAACTATTAATTGAAACAAAAGAGAAAGAGTTAGACTTTGAAGAGTTTTCAAAAAAAGAAAATATCATAAAATCAGCATTAACACCACTTCGAAATGACAATTTAATAAAAAAACTTCCTAAAGAGGAAAAACCTTGGGATATTACAAGAACCTTTCCAACTTCACCATATCCTAGAAGTTCAATACTTCAAGTAATGAGTAGGGGTGAAAGTGGGAGTTTGTTAGGTTTTTCATACACTTCAATGAGAGGTTATGGGGATGTTCATCCTACAATTGGAGACTTAAGAGTTGGAACTTTAGATATAAAATTTACCCATCCTTTTTCAAAAAAAGAGGTAAAAATAGGTTCTATTGAAGCAACAGCTGTTGAGTGTGTGGGAACTTTTAATAAAGATGAAAACGGGGACACAAAACTTACAACTGGATTTGGTTTTTGTTTTGGAAAAAATGAGACAAAAGCAATCTCTATGTCTATTATAGATTTAACTTTATATAACAGCTCATATAGCGTTGGAACTGAACAAATAGTTGCTGCAGATTTTGAAATGATGATGCATCATGTGGATGGTATAGAGTCATTTGGATTTTGTAATCATTATAAACTACCACATTATGTTACTTTCCAAACAGATTATCAAATATTTAAATCTGCACAAAAGTATGTGGAAGAAAAAGAGGGTAAAAAATAG
- a CDS encoding alpha-D-ribose 1-methylphosphonate 5-phosphate C-P-lyase PhnJ, whose product MRYAFLDEEAKKEIRRATLKAIAIPGYIVSFASREMPVARGWGTGGLQVTLSIINEEDTLKVIDQGCDGSVNAVNIRNFIKSVTNVETTTSTKEATIIQTRHRIPEIELDEKQTLVFQVPMPDILETVEPNTAKAKIMHANADYSKLWVLLYEDTSQFGDSRISNRYPVMVHDRFAMDPSPIPKYDTPRLNNSKALQLFGAGREKKIYAIPPYTKVVPLKFEDKEFKVENFESKVCERCGSNNSFLDEVYDDKGSVHYYCNDTDFCDSNLDKKEI is encoded by the coding sequence ATGAGATATGCATTTTTAGATGAAGAAGCAAAAAAAGAGATAAGAAGAGCAACTTTAAAAGCTATAGCAATACCTGGATATATTGTTTCTTTTGCAAGTAGAGAGATGCCAGTTGCTAGAGGATGGGGTACAGGTGGTCTTCAAGTAACTTTATCAATCATAAATGAAGAAGATACTCTAAAAGTTATTGACCAAGGTTGTGATGGAAGTGTAAATGCAGTAAATATTAGAAATTTTATAAAATCTGTTACAAATGTAGAAACAACAACAAGTACAAAAGAAGCAACTATTATTCAAACAAGACATAGAATACCTGAAATAGAATTAGATGAAAAACAAACTTTAGTGTTTCAAGTTCCTATGCCAGATATTTTAGAAACAGTAGAACCAAATACTGCAAAAGCAAAAATCATGCATGCAAATGCTGATTATTCGAAGTTATGGGTTTTATTATATGAAGATACTTCACAATTTGGAGATTCAAGAATCTCAAATAGATACCCAGTGATGGTTCATGATAGGTTTGCAATGGATCCAAGTCCAATACCCAAATATGATACTCCTAGATTGAACAATTCAAAAGCTTTACAGCTTTTTGGTGCAGGTAGAGAAAAAAAGATTTATGCAATACCACCTTATACAAAGGTTGTACCACTTAAATTTGAAGATAAAGAGTTTAAAGTGGAAAACTTTGAGAGTAAAGTATGTGAGAGATGTGGAAGTAATAACAGCTTTTTAGATGAAGTTTATGATGACAAGGGAAGTGTTCATTATTATTGTAATGATACAGACTTTTGTGATAGCAATCTTGATAAGAAGGAGATATAG